One Natronolimnobius sp. AArcel1 DNA window includes the following coding sequences:
- a CDS encoding NAD(P)/FAD-dependent oxidoreductase, with translation MTEYVIIGDGISGSSAAETLREEAPDAKITVITDEGEALYNRILIKEHAKGKLPEAPISIHEEDWYAERDIDLSLNTHVTTVDTDEKVVRTHEKDDISYDKLLIATGGTPTQLPVENSDADGVHHFWTFQDARKIRESAENAEDAVIVGAGLLGIDFAAICGAQDVNGKYLMRGDRWWRYALTGDGAEIMHQAMRDVGVEPVFDSGVDHFETDDEGTVTAAVDPNGDRYECDFAGVAIGLTFNTEFLHDVDIEQDNGIVVDQYMQTNLEDVYAAGDITRFYDVLLGEQAQNGSWGSAKEQGRVAAINMAADDEAEEFEWVSSYSITHFDFPFLSFGHPTLGDEHAERRYSDTEWRRVAFKDGKIVGGVLIGDLSPQSKFKQLMREQRAVADQADVLLEKQVDLDNLAPSQEQ, from the coding sequence ATGACAGAGTACGTCATCATCGGTGACGGGATCTCGGGTAGTTCGGCCGCCGAGACCCTCCGGGAAGAAGCCCCGGACGCGAAGATTACCGTCATCACCGATGAGGGGGAGGCACTGTACAACCGCATCCTCATCAAAGAGCACGCGAAAGGAAAGCTCCCGGAAGCACCGATTTCGATTCACGAAGAAGACTGGTATGCCGAGCGAGATATCGATCTCTCGCTGAATACGCACGTCACGACGGTCGATACCGACGAAAAGGTCGTCCGCACGCACGAGAAAGACGATATCAGCTACGATAAGTTGCTGATCGCGACCGGTGGAACGCCGACGCAGTTGCCGGTCGAGAACAGCGACGCTGATGGCGTCCACCACTTCTGGACCTTCCAGGACGCCCGCAAGATCCGCGAGAGCGCAGAAAACGCCGAGGATGCAGTCATCGTCGGTGCCGGCTTGCTCGGCATCGACTTTGCCGCAATCTGTGGTGCACAGGACGTCAACGGCAAGTACCTGATGCGCGGCGATCGCTGGTGGCGCTACGCGCTGACCGGCGACGGCGCAGAAATCATGCACCAGGCCATGCGCGACGTTGGTGTCGAACCCGTCTTCGACAGCGGCGTCGATCACTTCGAAACCGATGACGAGGGCACAGTCACCGCCGCCGTCGATCCGAACGGCGACCGGTACGAGTGTGACTTCGCTGGCGTCGCTATCGGGCTGACGTTCAACACCGAGTTCCTCCACGACGTCGACATCGAACAGGACAACGGCATTGTCGTCGACCAGTACATGCAGACCAACCTCGAGGACGTCTACGCGGCTGGAGACATTACCCGCTTCTACGACGTCTTGCTCGGTGAGCAGGCCCAAAACGGCTCCTGGGGATCGGCGAAAGAACAGGGTCGGGTCGCTGCGATCAACATGGCTGCGGATGACGAAGCCGAGGAGTTCGAGTGGGTTTCCTCGTACTCCATTACACACTTCGACTTCCCATTCCTCTCGTTCGGTCACCCAACGCTTGGCGACGAGCACGCCGAACGCCGCTACAGCGACACCGAGTGGCGACGTGTCGCGTTCAAAGACGGCAAGATTGTTGGCGGCGTCCTCATCGGCGACCTCTCCCCACAGAGCAAGTTCAAACAGCTCATGCGCGAACAGCGTGCGGTCGCAGACCAGGCCGACGTGCTCCTCGAGAAGCAAGTCGACCTAGACAATCTTGCGCCGTCGCAGGAGCAGTAA
- the uvrA gene encoding excinuclease ABC subunit UvrA, which yields MSKEYIEVRGAEEHNLKDIDVTIPRESFTVVTGLSGSGKSSLAFETIYAEGQRRYIESLSAYARNFLGQMDKPQVETVEGLSPAISIDQKNAANNPRSTVGTVTELHDYLRLLYARVGTPHCPDCGREVGEQSAQNMVERILELPEGTRAKLAAPVVRDQKGAFEDLFEELVSEGYSRVEIDGEEYDLTLDDPDLDENFDHTVDVIVDRVKVSAEDRPRIIDSVETALEEADGVMKVILPDAPEEAARDLGEEARRTGALGDEAEADDRFVVEFSKDLACTHCGIDVPEIETRSFSFNSPHGACPECEGLGETKEIDESLVVQDESKSLKNVFEPWSYNRSYYRTRLDAVAAHFDIPLSTPFEDLEEDIQQAFLYGTDEEVVFKRSTKNGTRRKQKRFEGVIPNLERRYIETDSDSTREHIEDYMSATECPSCDGTRLKPASRAVLVDETAITEINALSIGDALAHFESLEADLTEREKVIAEEILKEIRARLGFMDEVGLEYLTLDREAATLSGGESQRIRLATQIGAGLVGVLYVLDEPSIGLHQRDNDRLLDTLEELRDLGNSLIVVEHDEETMRRADNVIDMGPGPGKRGGEVVVNGSVDDVKQCEESVTGDYLSGRKQIPVPEERRDPEGALTIQGARQHNLADLDVDIPLGCFTAITGVSGSGKSTLMHDVLYKGLARQMNDNTSVIPGDHDRLEGLEEIETVRLIDQSPIGRTPRSNPATYTGVFDHIRDLFAQTKLAKQRGYEKGRFSFNVKEGRCEECGGQGTVKIEMNFLSDVYVPCEACDGERYNNATLDVTYKDKTISDVLDMEVGEAYDFFEANSQIRRRLKLLKDVGLDYMTLGQPSTTLSGGEAQRVKLAEELGKKDSGETLYLLDEPTTGLHHEDERKLIEVLHRLTDNGNTVAVIEHELDLVKNADHIIDLGPEGGEHGGELVATGTPEDVARLEDSHTGRYLRDLLPKIDLEGPRGERVEPVSAPMDDD from the coding sequence ATGAGCAAGGAGTACATCGAGGTACGCGGGGCAGAAGAGCACAATCTCAAAGACATTGACGTGACGATTCCGCGCGAGTCATTTACCGTCGTCACCGGTCTCTCCGGTTCGGGGAAATCATCGCTTGCGTTCGAGACGATCTACGCCGAAGGCCAGCGTCGCTATATCGAGAGCCTCTCGGCGTACGCTCGGAACTTCCTCGGCCAGATGGACAAACCGCAGGTCGAGACTGTTGAGGGGCTCTCGCCGGCAATCTCCATCGATCAGAAAAACGCCGCGAACAACCCGCGCTCGACGGTGGGGACCGTCACGGAACTTCACGACTATCTCAGACTTCTCTACGCCCGTGTCGGCACCCCCCACTGTCCTGACTGCGGTCGCGAAGTCGGCGAGCAGTCGGCTCAGAACATGGTCGAGCGCATCCTCGAGTTGCCCGAGGGAACGCGAGCCAAACTCGCCGCACCGGTCGTGCGCGACCAGAAAGGGGCCTTCGAGGACCTCTTCGAGGAACTCGTCTCGGAGGGCTACTCCCGCGTCGAAATCGACGGCGAGGAGTACGACCTCACCCTCGACGACCCCGACCTCGATGAGAACTTCGATCACACCGTCGACGTAATCGTCGACCGCGTGAAAGTCTCCGCCGAGGATCGCCCGCGCATCATCGACAGCGTCGAAACCGCACTCGAGGAGGCCGACGGCGTGATGAAAGTCATCCTCCCCGATGCACCCGAAGAAGCCGCTCGAGACCTCGGCGAGGAGGCTCGACGAACGGGTGCGCTTGGCGACGAGGCCGAAGCGGATGACCGATTTGTCGTCGAGTTCTCGAAGGATCTGGCCTGTACGCACTGTGGCATCGACGTCCCAGAAATCGAGACGCGCTCGTTCTCGTTTAACTCGCCCCACGGGGCCTGTCCCGAGTGTGAGGGACTCGGCGAGACCAAAGAGATTGACGAGTCACTCGTCGTTCAGGACGAATCCAAGTCACTGAAGAACGTCTTCGAGCCCTGGAGCTACAACCGGTCCTACTACCGCACGCGACTCGATGCAGTCGCTGCACACTTTGACATTCCACTGTCGACGCCATTCGAAGACCTCGAGGAGGATATTCAGCAGGCGTTTCTCTACGGCACCGACGAGGAAGTCGTCTTCAAACGCAGCACGAAAAACGGCACCCGGCGCAAACAGAAGCGCTTCGAGGGCGTGATTCCCAATCTGGAGCGCCGATACATCGAAACGGACTCCGATTCGACCCGCGAGCACATCGAGGACTACATGTCCGCGACGGAGTGTCCGTCCTGTGACGGCACCCGACTCAAGCCCGCCTCCCGCGCCGTTCTCGTCGACGAGACGGCGATCACCGAAATCAACGCCCTGAGCATCGGCGACGCCCTCGCACACTTCGAATCGCTCGAGGCGGACCTCACCGAGCGCGAGAAGGTCATCGCCGAGGAAATCCTCAAAGAAATTCGCGCGCGACTGGGCTTCATGGATGAGGTCGGCCTCGAGTATCTGACCCTCGACCGCGAGGCTGCAACGCTCTCCGGTGGCGAGAGCCAGCGCATTCGGCTTGCAACCCAGATCGGTGCCGGCCTCGTGGGCGTGCTCTACGTCCTCGATGAGCCCTCGATTGGCCTGCACCAGCGGGACAACGACCGCCTGCTCGATACACTCGAGGAACTGCGCGATCTGGGCAACTCGCTAATCGTCGTCGAACACGACGAGGAGACGATGCGCCGGGCAGACAACGTCATCGACATGGGGCCTGGTCCCGGCAAGCGCGGCGGCGAGGTCGTCGTCAACGGCTCCGTCGACGACGTGAAACAGTGCGAGGAGTCAGTGACTGGCGACTACCTCTCGGGACGCAAGCAGATTCCAGTACCCGAGGAACGGCGTGATCCAGAGGGGGCACTCACGATTCAGGGTGCCCGTCAGCACAATCTCGCAGACCTCGACGTGGATATCCCACTGGGCTGTTTCACCGCGATCACCGGTGTGTCTGGCTCCGGAAAATCCACGCTCATGCACGACGTGCTCTACAAGGGTCTCGCGCGCCAGATGAACGACAACACGAGCGTGATTCCCGGCGATCACGACCGCCTCGAGGGCCTCGAGGAGATAGAAACGGTGCGCCTGATCGATCAGTCGCCGATTGGCCGCACGCCGCGGTCGAATCCCGCGACCTACACCGGCGTCTTCGACCACATCCGCGACCTGTTCGCCCAGACGAAACTGGCGAAACAGCGCGGCTACGAGAAGGGACGCTTCTCCTTTAACGTCAAAGAAGGACGGTGTGAGGAATGTGGCGGACAAGGCACTGTCAAAATCGAGATGAACTTCCTCTCGGACGTCTACGTCCCCTGTGAGGCCTGCGACGGCGAGCGCTACAACAATGCTACGCTCGACGTGACCTACAAGGACAAGACCATCTCGGACGTCCTCGATATGGAAGTCGGTGAAGCCTACGACTTCTTCGAGGCGAACTCCCAGATCCGCCGTCGCCTCAAACTGCTGAAAGACGTCGGCCTCGACTACATGACCCTCGGCCAGCCCTCGACAACGCTCTCGGGCGGGGAGGCTCAGCGGGTCAAACTCGCCGAGGAGTTAGGAAAGAAAGATTCTGGCGAGACGCTGTATCTGCTCGACGAGCCCACAACTGGCCTGCACCACGAGGACGAGCGCAAACTCATCGAGGTGCTCCACCGACTGACCGACAACGGCAACACCGTCGCCGTCATCGAACACGAACTCGATCTCGTGAAAAACGCCGACCACATCATCGACCTCGGCCCTGAAGGCGGCGAACACGGCGGCGAACTCGTCGCGACCGGCACCCCCGAAGACGTCGCCCGACTCGAGGACTCACACACTGGTCGCTACCTGCGTGATCTCCTTCCGAAGATCGATCTCGAGGGGCCACGTGGGGAACGTGTCGAACCGGTGTCGGCACCGATGGACGACGACTAG
- a CDS encoding MFS transporter gives MDANDRSIAGFTMTGHALVHWFETSIPILLVVWLAEFDVSVALLGLVVALGYAPFGLGALPGGILADRYGTKRLILLCLAGMSLAFLIISLGTSIYAVGVGLVLWGIAASVYHPAGLSLISTGVEERGTVFAWHGIAGNVGIALGPFVAATLLIFLEWQLVTAILAIPGILAVLYGLTADFDPTAAVEDDIDAGADEALSLSDLTENSRVLFASAFALVFVIVTFEGLYYRGMLTYLPEILHDLPAMDGLVIPEGLEGIEPSHYIYVGLLVVGMGGQYVGGKLTDRVEPARGLVALFAVFVVLALAFIPVMQMGLLAVVALCGVFGFFLFAIQPFYQDAVAVYTPPDTRGLSYGYTYLGEFGFGSASIAVGGFVLGEFSVSAFFLVIAAFALAGAVLSVGLLSGFGRFGGPEPQYETSADD, from the coding sequence ATGGACGCAAATGATCGGTCGATAGCTGGCTTTACGATGACCGGCCACGCGCTGGTCCACTGGTTCGAAACGTCGATTCCGATCTTGCTGGTCGTCTGGCTGGCGGAGTTCGACGTTAGCGTTGCGCTGTTGGGGCTCGTCGTCGCGCTCGGATACGCACCGTTCGGACTCGGCGCACTGCCGGGCGGCATCCTCGCGGACCGCTACGGGACCAAGCGCCTGATTCTCCTCTGTCTCGCGGGCATGAGCCTCGCGTTTCTTATTATCTCGCTTGGAACCTCGATCTACGCTGTCGGCGTTGGCCTCGTGCTCTGGGGTATCGCTGCATCGGTTTACCACCCCGCCGGACTCTCACTGATCAGTACCGGCGTCGAAGAACGCGGCACCGTCTTTGCGTGGCACGGCATCGCCGGCAACGTCGGCATCGCGCTCGGCCCGTTCGTCGCCGCGACGCTGTTAATCTTCCTCGAGTGGCAACTCGTCACTGCGATCCTCGCAATTCCCGGCATTCTCGCCGTTCTCTACGGATTGACTGCCGACTTCGATCCGACCGCGGCCGTCGAGGACGACATCGACGCCGGCGCGGACGAAGCGCTGTCGCTGTCGGATCTCACTGAAAACTCACGCGTGCTGTTCGCGAGCGCGTTTGCACTCGTGTTCGTCATCGTCACCTTCGAGGGGCTGTACTACCGCGGAATGCTGACCTACCTCCCCGAAATCCTGCACGACCTGCCAGCGATGGACGGACTGGTCATTCCCGAGGGTCTCGAGGGGATCGAGCCGAGTCACTACATCTACGTCGGTCTGCTCGTGGTCGGGATGGGTGGCCAGTACGTCGGCGGGAAGCTGACAGACCGGGTCGAACCCGCGCGCGGATTGGTCGCGTTGTTCGCCGTGTTCGTCGTTCTCGCGCTCGCGTTCATCCCTGTGATGCAGATGGGTCTGCTCGCCGTCGTCGCGCTCTGTGGCGTCTTCGGCTTTTTCCTCTTTGCGATCCAGCCGTTCTATCAGGACGCTGTCGCAGTGTATACGCCTCCGGACACGCGGGGGCTCTCCTATGGCTACACCTATCTCGGCGAGTTCGGGTTCGGATCGGCGAGCATCGCTGTCGGCGGCTTCGTCCTCGGGGAGTTCTCAGTCAGTGCCTTCTTCCTCGTCATCGCCGCGTTCGCACTTGCCGGTGCCGTTCTCTCGGTCGGCTTGCTCTCCGGATTCGGTCGATTTGGTGGGCCAGAGCCCCAGTACGAGACGAGCGCGGACGACTGA
- a CDS encoding DUF6149 family protein — translation MKLHQNARHFASRKALETPVVRSVAKSGLVRLHTRIFLGKADPDRADEREAHLDGLFDATVDTYLRALQDGYSEAEAREITHIQANFDFYNHGWTEMMEFPAEELEAHYERYQDFFETWEITIDDPLGQFAPPEGLPDAPSTPELLENPNHPHAKGGFADDVYVETDDGELIVGGQDEPDDDEIDVSQAVGVDETESDD, via the coding sequence ATGAAACTCCACCAGAACGCACGCCACTTCGCCTCGAGAAAAGCCCTCGAGACGCCCGTCGTCCGCTCGGTCGCCAAATCCGGCCTCGTCCGACTCCATACGCGTATCTTCCTCGGGAAGGCCGACCCGGACCGCGCGGACGAGCGCGAGGCCCACCTCGATGGCCTCTTCGATGCGACGGTCGACACCTACCTCCGCGCGCTCCAAGATGGCTACTCCGAAGCCGAAGCCCGCGAAATAACCCACATCCAGGCCAACTTCGACTTTTATAATCACGGCTGGACTGAGATGATGGAGTTCCCAGCCGAGGAACTCGAGGCCCATTACGAGCGCTACCAGGACTTTTTCGAAACGTGGGAGATCACCATCGACGACCCGCTCGGCCAGTTCGCGCCGCCGGAGGGCCTGCCGGATGCGCCGTCGACGCCCGAACTGCTCGAGAACCCCAACCACCCCCACGCGAAGGGCGGCTTCGCAGACGATGTTTACGTCGAAACCGACGACGGCGAACTGATCGTCGGCGGGCAGGATGAACCCGACGACGACGAAATTGACGTTTCACAGGCGGTCGGCGTAGACGAGACCGAGTCTGACGACTAA
- a CDS encoding ABC transporter permease — MTAILRAESRQLVRSSLVLTGLLALLLAFVLAVFPGFAEEAALIEEAFPPVLLGLLGIEEIHTIEGFVGGYIFSIVWILFAGIYFAYVSAGMIVDDIRTRRMDLTLSSPVSRESVVLQKVTALWVPLVALHVGLFAVLVVGIRVIGESLDPVALAMAHLFLVPYLLVCAGIGIVLSVVLERVESAQAMALGLVFVLWLVDGLSHMDTDFEWIGRFAPSRYVDPGAILVHKEYAFGDAGILLATFFVLLVIAIAVFVRRDI, encoded by the coding sequence ATGACGGCGATTCTGCGCGCCGAGTCCCGACAACTGGTTCGCAGTTCGCTCGTCCTGACCGGCCTGTTGGCCCTGCTTTTGGCGTTCGTCCTCGCCGTCTTTCCGGGCTTTGCAGAAGAAGCTGCACTCATCGAGGAGGCGTTTCCGCCGGTGTTGCTCGGGTTATTAGGAATCGAAGAGATTCATACAATCGAAGGGTTCGTCGGCGGCTACATCTTCTCTATCGTCTGGATTCTATTTGCCGGGATCTACTTCGCGTACGTCAGTGCCGGAATGATCGTCGACGACATCCGTACGCGACGGATGGACCTCACCCTCTCGAGTCCAGTCTCGCGCGAGTCAGTCGTCCTCCAGAAGGTCACTGCGCTGTGGGTACCGTTGGTCGCGTTGCACGTCGGACTGTTCGCGGTTCTGGTCGTCGGTATTCGCGTCATCGGCGAGTCGCTCGACCCCGTTGCGCTCGCGATGGCTCATCTGTTTCTCGTCCCCTATCTGCTGGTTTGTGCTGGAATCGGGATCGTCCTCTCCGTCGTCCTCGAGCGCGTCGAGAGTGCGCAGGCAATGGCGCTGGGACTCGTGTTCGTCCTCTGGCTGGTCGACGGCCTCTCGCACATGGACACCGACTTCGAGTGGATCGGCAGATTCGCGCCGAGTCGGTACGTCGACCCGGGAGCGATTTTGGTTCACAAGGAGTACGCGTTCGGGGACGCCGGCATCCTCCTCGCGACGTTTTTCGTGTTGCTCGTGATCGCTATCGCCGTCTTCGTTCGGAGGGATATCTGA
- a CDS encoding ABC transporter permease has translation MTADAGSDTATTAASDSSATGSAGSATAILRIESGKRVRGSVVLVVVFALLAALYFTMFPGLSEEMEALEEAFPAFFFDLFGIEALHTIEGFIAAEIYSFFWVILVGIYFAYIGAGLIATDIDDRKMDLTLSSPVSRESVVLQKIAALWVPLVVLNVAVPAIVYVGALVIGESFDPVALAMVHLLSIPYLLVCAGIGLVLSVALGRPRTARATAITLVFVLWLVDAVSGLDTDLEWVGTAAPSRYYDETAILVREEYAFADAGVLLAAFLVLLAVAIAIFVRRDI, from the coding sequence ATGACGGCGGATGCGGGCAGTGATACCGCGACGACTGCCGCAAGCGACTCCTCGGCGACGGGGAGTGCCGGGAGCGCGACAGCCATCCTCCGCATCGAGTCGGGAAAACGCGTCCGCGGATCGGTCGTTCTCGTCGTCGTGTTCGCCCTGCTGGCGGCGCTTTACTTTACGATGTTTCCTGGCCTGTCGGAAGAGATGGAAGCGCTCGAGGAAGCGTTTCCAGCCTTCTTTTTCGACCTCTTTGGGATCGAAGCGCTGCACACGATTGAGGGGTTCATCGCCGCCGAGATTTACTCGTTCTTCTGGGTGATTCTCGTCGGGATCTACTTCGCGTACATCGGTGCAGGCCTGATCGCGACGGATATCGATGACCGGAAGATGGACCTCACCCTCTCGAGTCCGGTCTCGCGCGAGTCGGTCGTCCTCCAGAAAATCGCCGCGCTATGGGTGCCGCTGGTCGTCCTGAACGTCGCCGTCCCGGCCATCGTCTACGTCGGGGCGCTCGTCATCGGCGAGTCGTTCGACCCCGTCGCGCTCGCGATGGTCCACCTGCTCTCGATTCCCTACCTGCTGGTCTGTGCCGGAATCGGTCTCGTGCTCTCGGTCGCTCTCGGTCGACCGCGAACTGCGAGGGCGACAGCGATAACGCTCGTATTCGTGCTCTGGTTGGTCGACGCCGTCTCTGGACTGGATACTGACCTCGAGTGGGTTGGCACGGCGGCCCCGAGCCGGTACTACGACGAGACGGCGATTCTGGTCCGCGAGGAGTACGCCTTCGCGGATGCCGGCGTCCTCCTGGCGGCGTTTCTCGTCTTGCTCGCCGTCGCCATCGCCATCTTCGTTCGCCGGGATATCTGA
- a CDS encoding ABC transporter ATP-binding protein: protein MSTIHLDGLTKRYGDVLANDAVTFDVESGEIFGYLGPNGAGKTTTIRLLLGLIKPTSGTAEVLGTDIRDRRALTERKADVGYLPDSLGFEERLTGQQVLEYFARMRGDERRDELLELFHPPLEKPVETYSHGNKRMLGIVQAFMHDPKLAILDEPTSGLDPLKQDRLHQFLEAERDAGKTIFLSSHVLSEVQRVCDRVGIIREGELVALEDIDALLEQSGKRVWVHLTEPINEEQFVTPEMIDLEIVDNAAQFTYTGEYNALIDHLGAFDIANIDITDPQLDEIFKHYYGEDDSVATTHEKTVQTEAE, encoded by the coding sequence ATGTCAACCATCCACCTGGATGGCCTCACAAAGCGCTATGGGGATGTCCTCGCTAACGATGCGGTGACATTCGATGTTGAGTCTGGGGAAATATTTGGGTATCTCGGACCGAACGGCGCGGGCAAGACGACGACCATCCGACTGCTGCTCGGGCTCATCAAGCCGACATCGGGCACGGCGGAAGTGCTCGGGACGGATATTCGTGACCGACGAGCGCTCACCGAACGGAAGGCCGACGTCGGCTACCTCCCCGACTCGCTCGGATTCGAGGAGCGACTCACCGGTCAGCAGGTCCTTGAGTACTTCGCACGGATGCGCGGCGACGAGCGACGAGACGAGTTACTCGAGTTATTTCATCCGCCACTCGAGAAGCCGGTCGAGACCTACTCGCACGGAAACAAGCGGATGCTTGGGATCGTACAGGCGTTCATGCACGACCCCAAACTCGCGATTCTCGACGAGCCGACCTCCGGACTCGACCCGCTCAAACAGGACCGACTCCATCAGTTTCTCGAGGCAGAACGCGATGCTGGAAAGACGATTTTTCTCTCCTCGCACGTCCTGAGCGAGGTCCAGCGCGTCTGTGATCGAGTCGGAATCATTCGGGAGGGCGAACTGGTGGCACTCGAGGACATCGATGCACTGTTGGAGCAAAGCGGCAAGCGCGTGTGGGTCCACCTGACGGAACCGATCAACGAGGAGCAGTTCGTGACGCCCGAGATGATCGACCTCGAGATCGTCGATAACGCGGCCCAGTTCACCTACACTGGCGAGTACAACGCACTCATCGACCACCTCGGCGCGTTCGACATCGCCAACATCGACATCACTGATCCGCAACTGGACGAGATTTTCAAGCACTACTACGGGGAAGACGATTCGGTGGCGACAACTCACGAGAAGACCGTCCAGACGGAGGCAGAATGA
- a CDS encoding homoserine kinase — protein MLTVRAPATSANLGSGFDVFGIALETPADVVRVERAPKTTISVSGAGSEYIPEDPNKNTVGAVADALDAPARIEIDKGVRPSSGLGSSAASAAAAAVALNELYDRGLTREELVPIAAEGEALVSGEAHADNVAPSLLGGFTVATADGVTQVDTQIPVVACLPETTVSTRDARGVVPDSAPLGDVVATVGNAATLSVGMTRNDPELVGRGMADEIVTPKRTALIDGYERVHEAALEAGATGVTVSGAGPGILAVCYEDDQRAVASAMLEAFNDVGIDSRAYQTHVGEGARLYDAE, from the coding sequence ATGCTCACCGTGCGGGCGCCAGCGACGAGTGCGAATCTCGGGAGTGGCTTCGATGTTTTCGGAATCGCGCTCGAGACGCCCGCGGACGTCGTTCGGGTCGAACGCGCCCCAAAGACGACGATTTCCGTCAGCGGCGCTGGGAGCGAGTACATCCCAGAAGACCCCAACAAGAACACCGTCGGGGCCGTCGCGGACGCACTCGATGCACCAGCCCGAATCGAGATCGACAAGGGCGTTCGTCCCTCCTCGGGACTCGGCTCGTCGGCTGCAAGCGCCGCGGCCGCGGCCGTCGCCCTGAACGAACTGTACGACCGCGGGCTCACGCGCGAGGAACTCGTTCCAATTGCCGCTGAAGGCGAGGCGCTCGTCTCCGGCGAAGCCCACGCGGACAACGTCGCCCCCTCGCTGCTCGGCGGCTTCACCGTCGCGACTGCCGATGGCGTCACGCAGGTTGATACGCAGATTCCTGTTGTCGCCTGTCTCCCCGAAACGACCGTCTCGACGCGGGACGCCCGCGGTGTCGTCCCCGACAGCGCGCCACTCGGCGACGTCGTCGCCACCGTCGGCAACGCGGCCACGCTCTCGGTCGGGATGACCCGAAACGACCCCGAACTCGTCGGACGCGGCATGGCCGACGAAATTGTCACCCCCAAACGAACCGCGCTGATCGACGGCTACGAACGCGTCCACGAGGCCGCTCTCGAGGCCGGGGCAACCGGCGTCACTGTCAGTGGCGCGGGTCCAGGCATTCTGGCTGTCTGTTACGAAGACGACCAGCGCGCCGTCGCCTCGGCCATGCTCGAGGCCTTCAACGACGTGGGAATCGACAGCCGTGCCTACCAGACACACGTCGGCGAGGGCGCGCGGCTGTACGACGCCGAGTAG
- the nrfD gene encoding NrfD/PsrC family molybdoenzyme membrane anchor subunit, which produces MSTKTPSKADILRPIQETSSTYYILVAVAGLAFAVFLIGWFYQLYEGMVVTGLSDWGTGGGVTWGVYIGAFIWWVGIAHGGIILSAAVRLLGMDRYMPVARLAEMLTLAGLSAAGFYVIVHMGRPDRMVTSVIGHYHITVNNSPLVWDVTVITAYFVLTATYLSLTLRYDIIRLRDQLPDHFGPIYSMLTIGYSEEEDVIVQRMVWWLALAIIIMAPLLLHGGVIPWLFAVLPTYPRWFGGVQGPQFLTIALTSAISGVIILSAAFRRAYDWDHIITDDIFRGLLLWLGFFCLLFLWLQLQQVTTGSFSPPVDLGIAWIATLEHPAYIFSMTLVAVVLAFIFATTIRPALFTKTRAIICALAVLTATLFEKVLFVIEGFFHPSFEIYAATPGIYVPSLIEIASITGTIGMVSLFFLTVAKIVPVVELHAIEHLRAEHDDSSTHEDQTH; this is translated from the coding sequence ATGAGTACGAAAACGCCGAGTAAGGCGGATATACTGCGCCCAATTCAGGAGACCTCGAGTACGTACTACATCCTGGTTGCGGTGGCTGGGTTGGCATTTGCCGTGTTCCTCATCGGCTGGTTCTATCAGTTGTACGAGGGGATGGTTGTCACCGGCCTGTCGGATTGGGGAACTGGTGGTGGGGTGACCTGGGGTGTCTACATTGGGGCGTTCATCTGGTGGGTTGGAATCGCACACGGCGGCATTATCCTCTCAGCCGCGGTTCGGCTGCTTGGGATGGATCGATACATGCCGGTGGCACGGCTTGCAGAAATGCTGACGCTTGCTGGACTCTCTGCGGCCGGGTTCTATGTTATCGTTCACATGGGCCGACCGGATCGAATGGTGACCAGCGTGATCGGGCACTATCATATTACGGTGAACAACTCCCCGTTGGTGTGGGACGTCACGGTCATCACGGCGTATTTCGTCCTGACGGCGACCTATCTGTCCTTAACACTGCGCTATGATATTATCCGGCTTCGTGACCAACTGCCGGATCACTTCGGGCCGATTTACAGCATGCTGACGATCGGCTACTCCGAAGAAGAAGATGTAATCGTTCAGCGCATGGTCTGGTGGCTCGCGCTGGCGATCATCATCATGGCGCCACTCCTGCTTCACGGCGGGGTGATTCCGTGGCTCTTTGCCGTCTTACCGACATACCCACGCTGGTTCGGCGGGGTGCAAGGACCGCAGTTCCTAACGATTGCGCTGACCTCGGCAATCAGCGGCGTGATTATTCTCTCAGCGGCGTTTCGACGTGCCTATGATTGGGACCACATCATCACCGACGACATCTTCCGCGGCCTGTTGCTCTGGCTTGGCTTCTTCTGTCTGCTCTTTCTCTGGCTCCAACTGCAGCAGGTCACGACTGGCTCGTTCTCACCACCCGTTGACCTCGGCATCGCCTGGATCGCCACCCTCGAGCATCCAGCCTACATTTTCTCGATGACACTGGTCGCAGTCGTCCTCGCATTTATCTTCGCGACGACGATTCGGCCGGCGCTGTTTACGAAAACGCGAGCAATCATTTGCGCCCTTGCCGTCCTCACCGCAACCTTATTCGAGAAGGTGTTGTTCGTAATCGAGGGCTTTTTTCACCCCTCCTTCGAGATTTATGCGGCGACACCCGGCATCTATGTGCCAAGCCTAATCGAAATAGCCTCGATCACTGGGACGATCGGAATGGTCTCGCTGTTCTTCCTGACCGTTGCAAAGATCGTCCCCGTCGTCGAACTGCACGCAATCGAGCATCTCCGCGCCGAACACGACGACTCAAGTACACACGAGGATCAGACCCACTGA